In Amycolatopsis sulphurea, one genomic interval encodes:
- a CDS encoding carbon-nitrogen hydrolase family protein, whose amino-acid sequence MQRDVNRTHGTARIAVAQLPPAGPAPDADLAAVIEAIGQAGNADLVVFPECALSGYLYDSRAAVAQAAIRLGDPRIDRLVQACRAASVHAVVGFLESDGDDLYNCAATLGPEGVLGTYRKQHLPYMGADRFVSPGRGDTPRVVETPFGKVGVMICFDLRFPESARVLALEGADVIAMPTAWPLKATFLAEHVTRVRALENLVYLAVSDRTGHENGAEYLGHSQIVAPSGEVLVDAGADAGVFGTDVALSQARTKDLVFVPGEYELRIFSQRKPSQYTAITEEDPSRVRT is encoded by the coding sequence GTGCAACGGGACGTGAACCGGACACACGGAACCGCGCGAATCGCGGTCGCTCAGCTCCCCCCGGCGGGGCCGGCCCCCGATGCCGACCTCGCCGCCGTGATCGAGGCGATCGGGCAGGCGGGGAACGCGGATCTGGTCGTCTTCCCGGAATGCGCGCTGAGCGGGTACCTCTACGACTCGCGGGCGGCCGTGGCCCAGGCCGCGATCCGGCTGGGCGATCCCCGGATCGACCGGCTGGTGCAGGCCTGCCGCGCGGCGTCGGTGCACGCCGTGGTCGGGTTCCTCGAATCCGACGGCGACGACCTCTACAACTGCGCGGCGACGCTCGGGCCGGAAGGCGTGCTCGGCACGTATCGCAAGCAGCACTTGCCGTATATGGGTGCCGACCGGTTCGTCTCCCCCGGCCGCGGCGACACCCCACGGGTCGTCGAGACGCCGTTCGGGAAGGTTGGCGTGATGATCTGCTTCGACCTCCGCTTCCCCGAATCGGCGCGGGTGCTCGCGCTCGAAGGCGCGGACGTCATCGCCATGCCCACCGCGTGGCCGCTGAAGGCGACCTTCCTCGCCGAGCACGTGACCCGCGTGCGGGCGCTGGAGAATCTCGTCTACCTCGCGGTGTCCGACCGGACCGGCCACGAGAACGGCGCGGAATACCTGGGGCACAGCCAGATCGTGGCGCCCTCGGGCGAGGTGCTGGTCGACGCCGGGGCGGACGCGGGGGTCTTCGGCACCGACGTGGCTCTGTCCCAGGCCCGGACCAAGGATCTCGTGTTCGTACCGGGCGAATACGAGCTGCGGATCTTCTCCCAACGCAAACCGTCGCAGTATACGGCGATCACCGAGGAGGACCCGAGTCGTGTGCGGACCTGA
- a CDS encoding ATP-binding cassette domain-containing protein, whose translation MPESNASLVLRGVTKRFPGVLALDGVDFEAAAGEIHALVGGNGAGKSTLMAVASGALKPDSGAVEIAGRPLTGLSPVAAREHGLAIAFQHPALLPDLTVTENLMLSVPVAKRPRFGDAARWAEEKLRAMGMPIDPAVPVRELTLAQKQAVEICGALACDPDVVIFDEPTEPFMAAETDRLFEHIRVLAARGVAVVYISHRLPDVFALADRITVLRDGQVRGTFARSDVTEQEIVTRVAGREVTALFPARAADPGEPVLSVQDLTSERLGGVSVSLARREILGLAGVEGNGQREFIRALGGAAPGRGRVSIEGRPADLSSPRRARAAGVVLMPQERHVEGVATVHSVRENLTVAATGATSRAGVIAAGREDQLVRREVSGLGIKLASPEVAVETLSGGNQQKVVLGRALLSEPKVLLCDEPTQGIDVGVRSDIYHRLRETAEGGVPVVVLSSDNVELAGLCDRVLVFSKGQVVAELAGDEITDDAITTASLTGSVATQEEQATGPHRGRRRFLSGEQGPSLVLLAAILVLLAVGAGQNGRFLSAFNISSMLELAGPLLFLSAGQLIVMLTGGIDLSVGPLCGALVVVGSFYIGDDFAAAWWIVGIALMVLVAVGVGLLNGGLVKFARVTPVVATLVTFMGLQGLSLFMRDVPGGPIAEPVTSLLKAKIGPVPWPVLAGVVLLVLLELGSRRSVTGLFLRGTGSDDKAAHKRGIPVSRVYVLAYVASAVCTLLGAFLLAAQTGIGDPTAGTSYTLTSITAVVLGGASIFGGRGSFVGVLFGVLLLQVTQTTASFAGLSQAWQYWLPGIMALAATGLFAQVQRRRRRA comes from the coding sequence ATGCCTGAATCGAACGCCAGCCTGGTACTGCGCGGGGTCACGAAACGCTTTCCCGGCGTCCTCGCGCTGGACGGTGTGGACTTCGAGGCCGCCGCGGGCGAGATCCACGCCCTCGTCGGGGGCAACGGCGCCGGGAAGTCGACCCTGATGGCGGTCGCCTCGGGGGCGCTCAAGCCGGACAGCGGCGCGGTCGAGATCGCGGGCCGCCCGCTGACCGGGCTGTCCCCGGTGGCCGCCCGGGAACACGGTCTCGCGATCGCGTTCCAGCATCCGGCGCTGCTACCCGACCTGACGGTGACCGAGAACCTGATGCTCTCGGTGCCGGTCGCCAAGCGCCCGCGGTTCGGCGACGCGGCGCGCTGGGCGGAGGAGAAGCTGCGGGCGATGGGTATGCCGATCGACCCGGCGGTGCCGGTCCGGGAGCTGACCCTCGCCCAGAAACAGGCGGTCGAGATCTGCGGCGCGCTCGCCTGCGACCCGGACGTGGTGATCTTCGACGAGCCGACCGAGCCGTTCATGGCCGCGGAGACGGACCGGCTGTTCGAGCACATCCGCGTACTGGCCGCGCGGGGCGTCGCCGTCGTCTACATCAGCCACCGGCTGCCCGACGTGTTCGCCCTCGCCGACCGGATCACGGTGCTGCGGGACGGGCAGGTCCGCGGGACCTTCGCGCGGTCCGACGTGACCGAGCAGGAGATCGTCACGCGGGTCGCCGGGCGTGAGGTCACCGCGCTGTTCCCGGCCAGGGCCGCCGATCCCGGCGAGCCCGTGCTGAGCGTGCAGGACCTCACCTCCGAGCGGCTCGGCGGGGTGAGCGTTTCCTTGGCCCGCCGGGAGATCCTCGGGCTCGCCGGCGTCGAGGGGAACGGTCAGCGCGAGTTCATCCGCGCCCTGGGCGGCGCCGCGCCGGGCCGAGGCCGGGTGAGCATCGAGGGCAGGCCCGCCGACCTGTCGAGCCCGCGCCGGGCCCGCGCGGCCGGGGTCGTGCTGATGCCGCAGGAACGGCATGTGGAAGGGGTCGCGACCGTCCATTCCGTACGGGAGAACCTCACCGTCGCGGCGACCGGCGCGACCTCCCGGGCCGGGGTCATCGCGGCGGGCCGTGAGGACCAGCTCGTGCGGCGCGAGGTCTCGGGGCTCGGCATCAAGCTCGCGTCCCCGGAGGTCGCGGTCGAGACCCTGTCCGGCGGCAATCAGCAGAAGGTCGTGCTCGGCCGGGCGCTGCTGTCGGAGCCCAAGGTGCTGCTGTGCGACGAACCCACCCAGGGTATCGACGTCGGCGTCCGGTCCGACATCTACCACCGGCTGCGCGAGACGGCCGAAGGCGGCGTGCCGGTGGTGGTGCTCAGTTCCGACAACGTGGAGCTGGCCGGCCTGTGCGACCGCGTGCTGGTCTTCTCGAAAGGGCAGGTGGTCGCGGAGCTGGCCGGCGACGAGATCACCGACGACGCGATCACCACGGCGTCGTTGACCGGATCGGTGGCCACGCAGGAGGAACAGGCCACCGGCCCGCACCGCGGCCGTCGCCGGTTCCTCTCCGGTGAGCAGGGTCCGAGCCTGGTCCTGCTCGCCGCGATCCTGGTGCTGCTCGCCGTGGGCGCGGGGCAGAACGGCCGGTTCCTGTCCGCGTTCAACATTTCGAGCATGCTGGAGCTGGCCGGTCCGCTGCTGTTCCTCTCCGCCGGGCAGCTGATCGTGATGCTCACCGGCGGGATCGATCTGTCCGTGGGGCCGTTGTGCGGCGCGCTCGTGGTGGTGGGCTCCTTCTATATCGGGGACGACTTCGCGGCGGCCTGGTGGATCGTCGGCATCGCGCTGATGGTGCTGGTCGCGGTCGGTGTCGGCCTGCTCAACGGCGGGCTGGTGAAGTTCGCGCGGGTCACGCCGGTGGTCGCGACACTGGTGACCTTCATGGGCCTGCAAGGCCTGTCGCTGTTCATGCGCGACGTTCCCGGTGGGCCGATCGCCGAGCCGGTCACTTCGTTGCTGAAGGCGAAAATCGGTCCGGTGCCGTGGCCGGTGCTCGCCGGGGTGGTGCTCCTGGTACTGCTCGAACTCGGCTCGCGCCGCAGTGTCACCGGCTTGTTCCTGCGCGGCACGGGTTCGGACGACAAGGCCGCGCACAAGCGCGGGATCCCGGTCTCGCGCGTCTACGTGCTGGCCTATGTGGCCAGTGCCGTGTGCACGCTGCTCGGGGCGTTCCTGCTGGCCGCGCAGACCGGGATCGGCGACCCCACCGCAGGCACCTCCTACACGCTCACGAGCATCACGGCGGTGGTGCTGGGCGGAGCGTCGATCTTCGGTGGGCGGGGGAGCTTCGTCGGCGTTCTGTTCGGTGTGTTGCTGCTCCAGGTGACCCAGACGACTGCGTCGTTCGCCGGGCTCTCGCAAGCCTGGCAGTACTGGCTGCCGGGAATCATGGCGCTGGCGGCGACCGGGCTGTTCGCTCAGGTGCAGCGCCGCCGCAGGCGGGCGTGA
- a CDS encoding substrate-binding domain-containing protein: MVTNRRRVLAAGSLIAVALVGAGCASPKGGGGSASNVNSVYTDKGRIGEASQLKPITEFCGTTPLKVALADGTGDNAWRKTARAEFEDEAAKCPNLTVMPYSDAQNNPQKAISDLKALVAQGANAIVVFPDAGQALLPTLKEAYQAGVAVVPWTANPGGMPGTDYTTFVGHNTINDGHTWARWTCQHLGDAGGNVLFLGGTPGNTQSTTEIKGVEDEFASNPACSKAKLLNEPGKPIDTDWNPAQTQRVVSGLLTKYPKVDAIISDSGDGSVGGLRAFTAAGRKLPLWTANDNNGFACQWQQIHGQQADFNVVTVSSRTWLVRLALRKAVASKENIADNEPDIVNIPVYEDSFDQAKQPKCEASLPASAILSAQLPPAKFKTIYN, encoded by the coding sequence ATGGTCACCAACCGACGCCGTGTGCTGGCCGCTGGTTCTTTGATCGCCGTCGCGCTCGTCGGCGCAGGCTGCGCGAGCCCGAAAGGGGGAGGAGGTTCCGCCTCGAACGTCAACTCGGTCTACACCGACAAGGGACGGATCGGGGAGGCCTCGCAGCTCAAGCCGATCACCGAGTTCTGCGGCACCACCCCGCTGAAGGTCGCGCTGGCCGACGGCACCGGGGACAACGCCTGGCGCAAGACCGCGCGGGCCGAGTTCGAGGACGAGGCCGCGAAGTGCCCGAACCTCACCGTGATGCCGTACTCCGACGCGCAGAACAACCCCCAGAAGGCGATCAGCGACCTCAAGGCACTCGTCGCGCAGGGCGCGAACGCGATCGTCGTGTTCCCGGACGCGGGGCAGGCGCTGCTGCCGACGCTGAAGGAGGCCTATCAGGCCGGTGTCGCGGTCGTGCCGTGGACCGCGAACCCGGGCGGCATGCCCGGCACCGACTACACCACCTTCGTCGGCCACAACACGATCAACGACGGCCACACCTGGGCGCGCTGGACGTGCCAGCACCTGGGCGACGCGGGCGGCAACGTGCTGTTCCTCGGCGGCACGCCGGGCAACACCCAGAGCACCACGGAGATCAAGGGCGTCGAGGACGAGTTCGCGAGCAACCCCGCGTGCAGCAAGGCGAAGCTGCTCAACGAGCCCGGCAAGCCGATCGACACCGACTGGAACCCGGCGCAGACCCAGCGCGTGGTCTCGGGCCTGCTGACCAAGTACCCGAAGGTCGACGCGATCATCTCCGACTCCGGCGACGGGTCGGTCGGCGGCCTGCGGGCGTTCACCGCGGCCGGCCGCAAGCTGCCGCTGTGGACGGCCAATGACAACAACGGGTTCGCCTGCCAGTGGCAGCAGATTCACGGCCAGCAGGCGGACTTCAACGTCGTGACGGTGTCGAGCCGGACCTGGCTGGTGCGCCTCGCGCTGCGCAAGGCCGTCGCCTCGAAGGAGAACATCGCGGACAACGAGCCCGACATCGTGAACATCCCGGTCTACGAGGACAGCTTCGACCAGGCCAAGCAGCCCAAGTGCGAGGCTTCGCTGCCCGCCAGCGCGATTCTGTCCGCGCAGCTGCCGCCCGCGAAGTTCAAGACCATCTACAACTAA
- a CDS encoding cyclase family protein produces MCGPELITEATRHKIAAYAAEFRKVSRSPFGADDEIGMLNLLSADRAREVVRRADGGAAIDLSVDLFMGMPSWVKAGDPAFQQWMTHTPDGTILDDLTGAGDAQNRLVSYSGDAVSMYTHTGTHIDTLNHFGYHGEIWNGFSAAQHLSSRHWTRCGADKIPPIIGRGVLFDVAGLHGVDMLPDNYGVGAEDLRDALREQGTTFSPGDIALVRTGRMTQWPDPVRYIDNSPGLNLSGARFLAEAGAAVIAGDNSALEQMPARDPDNWQVVHTYLLGEAGVPIMELVDCEQLAAESLYEFAFIGAGLKIRGATGAPMRPLAMPLSR; encoded by the coding sequence GTGTGCGGACCTGAACTGATCACCGAGGCCACCCGGCACAAGATCGCCGCGTACGCCGCCGAATTCCGGAAAGTGAGCCGGAGCCCGTTCGGGGCGGACGACGAGATCGGCATGCTCAACCTGCTGTCGGCGGACAGGGCGCGCGAGGTCGTCCGCCGGGCCGACGGGGGCGCCGCGATCGACCTCTCCGTCGACCTGTTCATGGGCATGCCGTCGTGGGTCAAGGCCGGCGACCCGGCCTTCCAGCAATGGATGACCCACACCCCGGACGGGACCATCCTCGATGACCTGACCGGCGCGGGCGACGCGCAGAACCGGCTGGTGTCCTACTCGGGCGACGCCGTGTCGATGTACACGCACACCGGAACGCACATCGACACGCTCAACCACTTCGGCTACCACGGGGAGATCTGGAACGGGTTCTCCGCGGCCCAGCATCTGAGCTCCCGGCACTGGACCCGGTGCGGCGCCGACAAAATCCCGCCCATCATCGGCCGCGGCGTGCTGTTCGACGTGGCCGGTCTGCACGGTGTGGACATGCTGCCGGACAACTACGGCGTCGGCGCCGAGGACCTCCGGGACGCCTTGAGGGAGCAGGGCACCACCTTCTCGCCCGGAGACATCGCGCTGGTCCGGACCGGCCGGATGACGCAGTGGCCGGACCCGGTGCGGTATATCGACAACAGTCCCGGGCTGAACCTGTCCGGGGCGCGGTTCCTGGCCGAGGCGGGCGCCGCGGTGATCGCGGGTGACAACTCCGCGCTCGAACAGATGCCCGCCCGTGATCCGGACAACTGGCAGGTGGTCCACACCTATCTCCTCGGCGAGGCCGGGGTGCCGATCATGGAACTCGTCGACTGCGAGCAGCTCGCGGCGGAATCGCTGTACGAGTTCGCCTTCATCGGCGCCGGACTGAAGATCCGCGGTGCGACCGGGGCGCCGATGCGCCCGCTCGCGATGCCGCTCTCCCGTTGA
- a CDS encoding ABC transporter permease, whose product MSVDLREPRQRVAQRPRLPRGPFVPVWVMTAALFAISPLLAPGSLSGSALSSMLPFAAILGIAALGQAFVITQGGIDLSVPGAMALAALFATKVPALTGLPLAVSAVLGLLAGAAAGLVVGVLVVRLRIAAFVVTLAMNAILIGFVLQISNGFPASANPAVSAFATGSVAGVPNLLIIAVLLVALTQWLRRRTVAGRRFVSVGANPAAARLLGIRAEGYQVAGYGMAGLLYAVAGLLLAAYLRTPDILLGNTYQLSSIAAVVLGGSLLTGGVSSAVAAGVAAIFLTQLNQVVLAAGAPTSIQLLVQAAVLALAVVARRVPFGALARRLRPSRPRGPGL is encoded by the coding sequence ATGTCGGTCGATCTCCGGGAGCCCCGGCAGCGGGTGGCGCAGCGCCCGAGGCTGCCGCGCGGACCGTTCGTCCCGGTGTGGGTGATGACCGCGGCGCTGTTCGCGATCAGCCCGCTGCTCGCGCCCGGGAGCCTGTCGGGCTCCGCGCTCAGCTCGATGCTGCCGTTCGCCGCGATCCTCGGGATCGCCGCGCTGGGCCAGGCGTTCGTGATCACCCAGGGCGGCATCGATCTGTCCGTGCCGGGGGCGATGGCGCTGGCCGCGCTGTTCGCCACCAAGGTGCCCGCGCTGACCGGGCTGCCGCTGGCGGTCTCGGCGGTGCTCGGGCTGCTCGCCGGCGCCGCCGCCGGACTGGTGGTCGGCGTGCTCGTGGTGCGCCTGCGGATCGCCGCGTTCGTGGTGACCCTCGCGATGAACGCGATCCTCATCGGGTTCGTCCTGCAGATCTCGAACGGGTTCCCGGCCTCGGCGAACCCGGCCGTGAGCGCCTTCGCGACCGGATCGGTGGCCGGGGTGCCGAACCTGCTGATCATCGCCGTGCTGCTGGTGGCGCTCACCCAATGGCTGCGCCGGCGCACGGTCGCGGGCCGGCGGTTCGTGAGCGTCGGGGCGAATCCGGCGGCCGCCCGGCTGCTGGGGATTCGCGCCGAGGGCTACCAGGTCGCCGGGTACGGCATGGCCGGGCTGCTGTACGCGGTGGCCGGGCTGCTGCTCGCGGCGTATCTGCGCACCCCGGACATCCTGCTCGGCAACACCTACCAGCTTTCGTCCATCGCCGCGGTCGTGCTCGGGGGGAGCCTGCTGACCGGCGGCGTGAGCAGCGCGGTCGCGGCCGGTGTCGCGGCGATTTTCCTGACGCAGCTCAACCAGGTCGTGCTCGCCGCCGGTGCGCCGACCTCGATCCAGCTGCTCGTCCAAGCGGCCGTGCTCGCACTGGCCGTCGTGGCGCGCCGGGTGCCCTTCGGTGCGCTCGCCCGGCGCCTGCGCCCGTCCCGTCCCAGGGGCCCGGGTCTGTGA